One genomic window of Methanosarcina acetivorans C2A includes the following:
- a CDS encoding COG1361 S-layer family protein: protein MGFKNFASFIFLILLCLSLCSGTAFAASTLDSNRSLDKGVSIALLNQDPDPVKPGDVLEVRIAIENTGYSDIENCYLKIEPEYPFRALSGENLLEDIGTLGKRSEDDRRRIVKFKIGVENDVNEGKYPLKVYLYSRDSKNKVSLNRELTIDIDSESNAEIEYISVEKLIPGEKTTLLFGIKNVGNSPLKNSMFSWECTSDLILPVGSSNVKHINLIDVGETANVSFEVLTNVNTKPGLYKLDMVLTYDDIEELQTITEAGTVENQKRKTIESKAGIYIGGTTDFDIAFMERSPTGAYTFSVSNIGNNGANSVKISVPLQENWTVTDGSNSVILGNLQKGDITIADFNLEPKTIGQDLPIKFEITYTSSDGMRQVEENVFSLYASPVTLPVGSKMQEESTESGLFSYKLGLLILLGAVGFFIYKKHQKGLKEKNADGNWQGENSPEEKKPEE from the coding sequence ATGGGGTTTAAAAACTTTGCAAGTTTTATTTTTTTGATTCTGTTATGTCTATCATTATGCAGCGGAACTGCCTTTGCTGCAAGCACTCTTGATTCAAACAGGAGTCTTGATAAAGGTGTAAGTATTGCCCTGCTCAACCAGGACCCTGATCCTGTAAAGCCCGGAGACGTGCTTGAGGTAAGGATCGCTATCGAGAATACAGGGTATAGTGACATAGAGAACTGTTATCTGAAAATCGAGCCTGAGTATCCCTTCCGGGCTCTTTCGGGAGAAAATCTTTTGGAGGATATAGGCACTCTCGGGAAACGCTCCGAAGATGACCGCAGAAGGATCGTCAAGTTTAAAATAGGAGTGGAAAACGACGTCAATGAAGGCAAATATCCCCTCAAAGTCTATCTCTACTCAAGAGATAGCAAAAATAAAGTCTCCCTTAACCGGGAACTCACGATCGATATTGACAGCGAGTCAAACGCCGAAATCGAATATATCAGTGTCGAAAAGCTGATTCCCGGAGAAAAAACCACCCTTCTTTTCGGCATAAAAAATGTAGGGAATTCCCCCCTGAAAAACTCAATGTTTTCCTGGGAATGCACAAGCGATCTTATCCTGCCTGTTGGTTCCAGTAATGTCAAGCATATTAACCTGATTGATGTAGGAGAAACTGCCAATGTCAGCTTTGAGGTTCTGACAAACGTAAACACAAAGCCAGGACTGTACAAGCTGGATATGGTACTTACCTATGACGATATAGAAGAGCTCCAGACAATTACGGAAGCCGGCACCGTAGAAAACCAGAAGCGAAAGACGATCGAAAGCAAAGCAGGGATCTACATCGGAGGGACCACGGATTTCGATATTGCTTTCATGGAAAGGAGCCCTACGGGAGCCTACACGTTTTCGGTTTCCAATATAGGAAATAACGGTGCAAATTCGGTTAAGATCTCTGTTCCCCTGCAGGAAAATTGGACCGTAACGGATGGTAGCAATTCGGTAATCCTTGGAAACCTGCAAAAAGGCGACATCACGATTGCGGATTTCAACCTTGAACCTAAAACCATAGGCCAGGACCTTCCTATTAAATTTGAAATAACTTATACCTCAAGCGACGGGATGAGACAGGTCGAGGAAAACGTGTTCTCCCTTTATGCTTCCCCCGTTACCCTTCCGGTAGGTTCCAAAATGCAGGAGGAAAGTACTGAATCGGGTTTATTCTCTTATAAGCTCGGATTGCTGATCCTTCTCGGCGCTGTAGGCTTTTTTATCTATAAAAAGCACCAGAAAGGGCTGAAAGAAAAGAACGCCGATGGAAACTGGCAAGGCGAAAATTCTCCGGAAGAAAAGAAACCGGAAGAATAA
- a CDS encoding helix-turn-helix transcriptional regulator has product MKTRIKEFRARHDLTQEALAKIVGVRRETVVFLEKGKYNPSLKLAYRIARALDTTLDELFIFEDSDFE; this is encoded by the coding sequence ATGAAAACAAGGATCAAAGAGTTTCGGGCAAGGCACGATCTGACCCAGGAGGCTCTTGCAAAAATAGTAGGAGTCAGGCGAGAAACTGTCGTTTTCCTTGAAAAGGGAAAATACAATCCTTCTCTCAAGCTGGCTTACAGAATAGCCAGAGCCCTGGACACCACGCTTGATGAACTGTTTATTTTCGAGGACTCGGACTTCGAATGA
- a CDS encoding Acg family FMN-binding oxidoreductase: MITIHKIAFAVLGILVIGIFSLAMVDGVFLPKKYLEPWSGTYHTQFEDPRVQVLAHGVLAPNSHNLQSWKVVLEGEDSFFLYVDPSRLSPKADPPGRQVTISQGTFLEYVRVAAGNLGYEAEMELFPGGEYGPEGTAINLGSKPVARVILKENSRETEPESSPLYKSMFVPDTYRVPYRETQLSAEDIETLEALSTENVTILIFQDPESLESLGNIVLRAAEVEAGNDGIQQEGFELFRPNEWKKNEYRYGFSLDGQGLPALNVHLMQGLISLFPFLNSPEVSGKSFLSQTESAVENTPAYALIITKNNSRAAQVEAGILYSRFLLTATDMGYAMQPMSQALEEYPEMAEIYTEIHEAYAGEDETIQMLIRVGVPEKEVFPTMRLDVIDIIEV, from the coding sequence TTGATCACCATTCATAAGATTGCATTTGCAGTTTTAGGTATTCTCGTAATCGGCATTTTTTCACTTGCTATGGTAGACGGCGTCTTTCTTCCGAAGAAATATCTTGAGCCATGGTCGGGGACCTATCACACGCAGTTCGAAGACCCGAGAGTTCAGGTCCTGGCGCACGGGGTGCTTGCTCCGAATTCCCACAACCTGCAGTCCTGGAAAGTGGTACTTGAAGGAGAGGATAGTTTCTTCCTCTATGTTGACCCTAGCAGACTCAGCCCTAAAGCCGACCCCCCGGGCCGGCAGGTTACAATCAGCCAGGGGACTTTTCTGGAATATGTCAGAGTTGCAGCGGGAAATCTGGGGTACGAAGCCGAAATGGAGCTTTTTCCGGGAGGGGAGTACGGACCGGAGGGCACTGCCATAAACCTGGGAAGCAAACCGGTTGCAAGAGTGATTCTTAAGGAAAATAGCAGAGAAACTGAGCCTGAGTCTTCTCCTCTCTATAAATCAATGTTTGTGCCTGACACATACAGGGTTCCTTACAGAGAAACGCAGCTTTCTGCAGAAGATATTGAAACCCTTGAAGCCCTTAGCACAGAAAATGTCACCATCCTTATTTTCCAGGACCCTGAAAGCCTTGAATCGCTCGGAAACATTGTTCTAAGGGCAGCAGAAGTCGAAGCTGGAAACGATGGGATACAGCAGGAAGGCTTTGAGCTATTCAGGCCCAATGAATGGAAGAAAAATGAGTATAGATACGGCTTCAGCCTGGACGGGCAGGGGCTCCCGGCTCTTAACGTACATCTGATGCAGGGCCTTATCAGTCTCTTTCCTTTTTTGAATTCTCCGGAAGTATCGGGGAAATCCTTTCTCAGCCAAACAGAATCTGCAGTTGAAAATACGCCGGCATATGCTTTGATAATTACGAAGAATAATAGCCGTGCGGCACAGGTCGAAGCAGGAATACTCTACAGCCGCTTTCTGCTCACAGCTACGGATATGGGATACGCCATGCAGCCCATGAGCCAGGCTCTTGAAGAGTATCCCGAAATGGCTGAAATATATACGGAAATCCACGAGGCATATGCAGGGGAAGACGAAACCATCCAGATGCTCATAAGAGTGGGAGTGCCGGAAAAAGAGGTTTTTCCGACGATGCGGCTTGATGTGATTGATATCATCGAAGTATGA
- a CDS encoding ABC transporter ATP-binding protein produces MENTLIAFQNVWKTYQMGEFQVNALKNVSVKLGKGEFTAIIGPSGSGKSTMMNLVGCLDIPSRGKIFLKGRDISRLQESDLAALRGRTIGFVFQQYNLIPGMTALENVLLPLEIQEIEDRTAEKKAKELLELVGLSDKMQNKPAQLSGGQQQRVSIARALACNPEIVLADEPTGALDSITGKEVISILYRLWKEKGKTVVMVTHDMHLAGFASRHIRLKDGEMISDGPNKAQISPET; encoded by the coding sequence ATGGAAAATACACTAATCGCCTTTCAGAATGTCTGGAAAACCTATCAGATGGGGGAATTCCAGGTCAATGCTTTGAAAAATGTGAGTGTGAAACTGGGAAAAGGAGAATTTACCGCTATAATCGGACCCTCAGGAAGCGGGAAGTCCACGATGATGAACCTGGTTGGCTGTCTTGACATTCCTTCGCGGGGCAAAATTTTCCTTAAAGGGAGGGATATATCCCGGCTTCAGGAATCGGATCTTGCAGCCCTCAGAGGCAGAACAATCGGGTTTGTTTTCCAGCAGTACAACCTGATTCCCGGAATGACGGCTCTTGAAAACGTGCTTTTGCCCCTGGAAATTCAGGAAATTGAGGACAGGACTGCGGAAAAAAAGGCAAAGGAACTGCTTGAATTGGTAGGGCTTTCCGATAAGATGCAGAACAAACCTGCCCAGCTTTCAGGGGGACAGCAGCAGAGAGTCTCGATTGCAAGAGCCCTTGCCTGCAACCCGGAAATCGTCCTTGCAGATGAGCCGACAGGAGCCCTTGATAGCATCACCGGGAAAGAAGTTATTTCAATTCTTTACAGACTCTGGAAGGAAAAAGGAAAGACGGTAGTTATGGTCACTCATGATATGCACCTTGCAGGCTTTGCAAGCCGACATATCCGGCTAAAGGACGGGGAAATGATAAGTGACGGGCCGAATAAAGCACAGATCAGTCCTGAAACCTGA
- a CDS encoding ABC transporter permease: protein MKLAKILKIALNMVKANRLRSWLTIIGIIIGIASVVAIVTTGEYFQEQVTETLEELGGDTITIVASTPFKISSEEAVGYEEDTVETSDGSSGTTAEGGEETETENSGPMIYEPVEEAELTRIDVFVLQRIPDIEYVNINVEDGAELKLGSETTYVRVKGVDPGVWPEITNKNVGEGRMLEPGDRAVVVISNELAKNTFEREIRLNQMILLNGRSYRVIGILENGGGLLGGMGALFGSSIYMPYQEVYSLPYSDEDMPERERDVYDSIEIKLYSGADYDSALEEIERKLRLSRMVTEDTQDFYVSSSKEAIESTQKLINGLTSFLAFIAGISLLVGSTGIANTMFTSVLEKTKEIGIMKAIGAKNSDIMLIFLCNAAMISLVGGIIGILLGTAAVQLVLLLISVKMNVPFEFALSLKGTVVATLVSIIVGLIAGLVPAKNAAELKPVDALRYE from the coding sequence ATGAAATTGGCAAAGATTTTGAAAATTGCCCTGAACATGGTCAAAGCCAATAGGCTGAGGAGCTGGCTGACCATTATAGGGATCATCATAGGCATTGCTTCGGTAGTTGCAATTGTTACGACAGGGGAATATTTCCAGGAGCAGGTGACCGAAACCCTGGAAGAGCTGGGAGGCGACACCATTACAATAGTGGCCTCCACTCCTTTTAAAATCTCGTCGGAAGAAGCTGTGGGATACGAAGAAGATACGGTCGAAACCTCGGACGGGAGTTCGGGTACGACTGCAGAAGGCGGAGAGGAAACGGAAACGGAAAACTCCGGGCCCATGATATACGAACCCGTAGAAGAGGCCGAACTCACAAGGATAGACGTGTTTGTCCTCCAGAGAATTCCGGATATAGAGTATGTAAACATCAATGTTGAAGATGGAGCGGAATTAAAATTAGGAAGCGAGACGACCTATGTCCGGGTTAAAGGTGTGGACCCCGGAGTCTGGCCTGAGATCACTAATAAGAATGTGGGAGAAGGCAGAATGCTGGAGCCCGGAGACCGGGCAGTTGTGGTTATTTCAAACGAACTCGCAAAAAATACCTTCGAGAGGGAGATCCGGCTCAACCAGATGATCCTCCTCAACGGCAGATCTTACCGGGTAATCGGGATTCTGGAAAATGGCGGCGGGCTTCTCGGGGGGATGGGAGCGCTTTTCGGAAGCAGCATTTACATGCCCTATCAGGAGGTATACTCCCTCCCGTACAGCGATGAGGATATGCCTGAAAGGGAAAGGGACGTTTACGACAGCATAGAAATAAAGCTCTATAGCGGGGCAGATTATGATTCCGCTCTTGAGGAGATTGAGCGCAAATTGAGGCTTTCGAGAATGGTTACCGAAGATACGCAGGACTTCTATGTGAGCTCCTCAAAAGAGGCTATTGAAAGTACTCAAAAACTGATTAACGGCCTCACATCATTTCTAGCCTTCATCGCAGGCATTTCTCTCCTTGTAGGCTCCACAGGGATCGCAAACACGATGTTTACCTCGGTCCTTGAGAAAACAAAAGAAATAGGGATAATGAAGGCAATAGGGGCAAAGAATAGCGATATCATGCTGATTTTCCTCTGCAACGCCGCAATGATCAGCCTTGTGGGAGGAATAATAGGCATCCTGCTGGGTACGGCTGCAGTGCAGCTGGTTTTGCTCCTGATTTCCGTCAAAATGAACGTACCCTTCGAGTTTGCCCTCAGCCTGAAAGGCACTGTTGTTGCAACTCTTGTCTCCATAATCGTGGGGCTTATAGCAGGGCTTGTACCTGCAAAGAATGCGGCAGAACTGAAGCCTGTGGATGCCCTGAGGTATGAGTGA